The DNA region CGTCTGGGGCTGGCTGTTCATCCCCTCTGCCCCGGGCACTTCCCATGCCCATGGCCAGCAAAGCCCCTCTGCTTTTGCCAATGGTTCGAGCCATTAACCCGGGACATTTCAGTccctcacagctctgctccccacaAGCAGAGAGGGATGGATGGTGCCTCAAAACGACTCCATCCCACTGAAAATGGCTCAACTCCACCTCCAAACTGCTCAATCCCACCTCAAAACTTTGGGGTATGTCCTGAGCCCAAATTACTCCCAGTTGTGGATGTCCCTTGTCCACAAACTTCAGCCAGTTGTTGCCATCGAGGAAGTGACAGTgggcttttccccagaaatGGAACACACCTGTGTGGGAAAGGAGACAGGTGAGGGGGTGCCTCCCCTCACCCCCAACAGACCCCAGCACCCCACAGCAGGTTGGGGGCTCAAGGGACCACCCTGGATCCCCCATTCCCACCCGGCTCTGCCCCAGGGCCACcgcagcactggctgctgggTGGGGTCACCCCCACTGTCAGCCCcccagggagggacaggggagTTGGGGACCCCCCCAGGAAGGTTCTGCTTACACACTCCCCTTCCCCCCCAGaaccccagggagctgctcaagagatccagtGATGGGGACACGAAGGGACTCCCACGGGAATCCCTTTGCTGCTGTTATCCCTCCTCTTACCCCCCTCTGAAACACGTTTCCCctcttccctgtgctgctccccctctcACCCAAGAGCTCCTTGCCCACATCCAGGGtgggctcccagcacccagAGTGGGGGCACACACAGGGAACTCACGGGTATCCCCATTCCTGATCCACCCTGGAGCCGATTCTGCCCCCTCCCATCACAGTATCCCTGTGcgttcccccaaaattcctccacACAGCTCCCCCATAAACGGGATCGGGGAGAACTGGGAAACTTTATTTGGAACACTCGGAGCAGCTGAGTGGGGGCAGAgtgacagcagggctggggggacacaCGAGCCCCCCAAAATCAGTGCAGGGACAGAGTGGGGGGTCCCGGCCGGGCCCGAGGCCACGGGGAGGGGCTGCGGCCGGCGGCGGCtcaggagctctgtgggcagagAAAAGGGGGTGACACCGGGCTGGGGGCCCCGGGGGGAGCACACACGCTCCGGCATGGGGGGGACACGACCCCCGGGAGCCCCCCCTCACCTTCTTGCGCAGGTAGAAGCCGAGCCCCAGCGCCAGGAAGACGAAGCCCAACACAAAGCCCCCGATCCCCATCCGCATCTTCCTGCGGGCACTGTCCGGTGGCATCTCTGGGGGTTCCGCAGGGCTCAGCACCCCCAAACCTCTCACAGACACCCCATGCACCTTAATACCCCTCCAGCCCACCCAAGACCATGAGACCTCTTTCCTATCCCCATCCAACCTCCCTAGTACcacccaaaccccctcccagcTGACACCATCTCCCAATGATCCCCCAAACCTTTTCCCAGTCCCTTCCCAGTCCCACCAGGACTCACCAAGATCACTTCCAGTAGATTGAAGCACACTCagctcccatcccagccctgcttttACATCCCCAACCTGCTTCCAGCTCCGTCAGACTCCCTTCCAGCACCACCAGGATGTTCCCTTTCAGAATCCACCAGGAAACCCTTAACAGCATCCCAGTCTTCCCAGCATCCTCCAAAACTCTTCTCTGCCCTCCCAGGCTATCCAAACCCTTCTCCTAGTTACCCCCTGCCTCCCTCAAACTCCCTCCCAATTACTCCCAGCTACCACCAATTCCCCTCtcagtccccccagtcccacTCCCCCGTTCCCGGCGCTGTGGGGGCCGCGCCGTACCCCAGTGCCGGctcaggggctgctccaggctgacgTGCTCCACCTGGCAGGTATAGGTGACCCCGCGCCGGGGCGGCgcttccagcagcaccagcagctggtggcTCCAGTCCCCGTTGGGCAAAATGTCGGTGGCCAGCACAgagagctcctgctggccctggaacCACCTCACCTGGATCGCGGCAGGGTAGAAATCCATCACGGAGCAGAGCAGGCGGAcggggccgggctgggagcTCGAGGGCACCAGCGAGATGGACAcggtgggaggcactgggagagAGCGAGGAGACACTGGAATAAGATGCGGGCAAAATGGGAGACACGGAGAAGGACCCGGGTAACATTGAGAGGGATTGGGGAGGGTCTGGGAGGGGGTTGGAGAATGCTGGAAGGGCACCGGGAGTGAGAGTGGAAGTCTGAGAGTGGACCGAGAAGGACTGGGAATGGAATGGGAATGAACTGAAAGGGACTGGGAAGGAAGTgcctggcactgggagggatttctgtggcactgggagggactggggcggcactgggaggaactgggaatGACGCGCGCGGCACTGGGAGGCCGAGTCCAGCGCGGGGCACTCGGCACTGCGGGTCTGCCTGGCAACGGATGAGTCATCAGAGACACGCGCCCTGATTGGCTGAGAGGCGTCAGCAGCATGCTAGGCTGAGATGGACAAGcggggggcactgggagagactgggaatggactgggaatgaactgggagagactgggatggactgggagagCTGCGGGACACTGCGGGGTGGGCAAGAGGCCAcggggatgggcacaggaagGGCTGACATGTCTGGGGTTATTCCCAGAGAAGTTTTGAGGGGCTCCAGGGTCACTGACAgggcagggcccgaggggacACGCTCTGCCCCACGCTCACCTCGTCGCTTCACGAGGAACGGGGTGGACAACTCGTAGTTGTGCCGGCAGTGCCTGTCCACCGCATCCCGTCTGTGCTCCATCCATTCCAGGTCGCTGTTCCAGTACCTGGCAAGCTCCTCCCCATAGGGGGTGTCCCCTACAAAGTGCCCCACATCGCTGTTGAAGTGCACGTACTGCTCCCGGTTATAGATGAACCTCTTCACGAACCTCATCCGCTCGGTGCCGTTAATGAAATGACATTCGGTCTTAACCATCTCCTGGAACACTCCTGTGTGTGCAGGACACAGGTCAGAGGGTGCCTCACCAggagcccccagcaccccacaGCAAACCGAGAGCTCAACCCCGGATCCCCACTCTGCACCCCTTGTGCCCCACGTGCCACCCCTTGGAGGCCCTTTCTTCCCGCGGCCcctcttcctcttttccacCTTTCTCCGTATTTTCCTCCCCCTTTTCCATAACTCAGTCGCCAGCACCACCCCCCACATCAATTTGAGGGTCCCACCTCCCACTTTTCCCTCCACCGTTCCCACCCTCCCAACACTTCCCGCCCTCCCGCTCACCCGAGAGCTCGGCGCCCGCAGCCGGgggggctcccagcagcaccagtgccaccagtgccaccagtgccaccagtgcggTCGCAGCTGCCGCCCCTCGCCCCATGGCCAGCGCCGGGCAGGGTCTGACagctcccccctccccaaattcccctcgcGGTAGAGTCTGGAGGGAAGGCGGAGCCCAGGTGGAGCCCAGGTGAGGAGCCCTGGGCGCTGCGGGTCTGCCTGGCAACTGGTGAGTCATCAGCGCCGCGCGCTCTGATTGGCTCTGCAAATGGCTGAGGAGAGGCCCAGGAGCTGGAAGAAAATGGGGAGAGATCCCGCCTGgagcaccagcaccagcacgGGCGCAACAgacccagcctgggcacagggagtgAATTTATTACCAACCAaatcacagcagcacaaggagaagGGAAATAAATCTCTCCAACACCTTCCCCCCACCCAAGGGGGATCACCAGGACCACGGATCACCAGGGCTCTGCCTAACGGGAGTCACTGGGGATCATCCAGCGAGGATCCTCCCATGGGGGATGGAGGtggagcagcgcacgaagctcttccTGCATCCCGATTGTGGATGTGCTGGCGGGTGAGGAGCTTGGAGCTCGGGTTgaggctcttcccacactccccacactcacaGGGTccttccccagtgtggatcttGTGGTCCTTGATGCGGTAGGAGCTCTTGCTGAAGCTCTTCCAACATTCCAAGCCCCAGCAGGGATATTCCTTTGTTTGGATCTCCTACTGCTGGATCAGcaggagctctggctgaagctcacTCCACattccaagcacttgtagggtgTCTCAGCTTGAAAGAGGATTAAAAGAGGACACTTAGGAGTGAGTGTTGTCCCCTCTACAGGGTTCCGATAATCCCTTTCCACcaacaggaaatgaaaagtAATAGatgaacatgaaaaaaaacTTGAACAGTTTATTAACAAACAGAATGCCCGTAAGgcatgaaacaaaaaaaaaaaaaaaaaaaaaaaaaaaaaaaaaaaaaaaaaaaaaaaaatcattaatagACATTGAGTTGTTAGACCTTACCCCCCACACACACCCTGGGACAAAAGACCCAAAATGCCAGAGTCATCCCCGCTCCCCACACGGGGTACAGGTGGCAGCGGCTTCTCCCCCAGGGGAAAAGCCAAGTCCCGGCAGGTGCAGCAGCGGCACTGCAGCTCGGGCTGTTTTCTCTCCCGGCTCCCGGGGTTAAAGACACAAGAACCCTTCTTTGGTCACAAAGCAGAGGATCACGGAATGTGCCATCTCAGTAACTCACTCCAAGACAATTGCATATACAGTAATCACAGGTCTCTATCTATCTATAAAAGCATGTACCGAACTCTGGATACAGCAACGTGCACCAGGACAGGAGTGGAGAGGCTGAACGGACACCAGGGGAGATGTGGAATGTACAGACAGAGCAAACCCTCCAAGGGCTTTAAACTGATTCCCAGCTTTTCTGTGTTTCAAGAGTCTTGATTGCTGGATTTGAAAGAACTGCGATCCCACCATGAAAAGCAGAGCAGTCAGAACCAGACGCTGCTGTTGGAGTCAAAGTCTGGACTTGTCACATCTCAGTTTTGAAAATACATTGAATAAAAAACTCCATTACCCACTATTTCCCAGCCCATCCCTCTTCACACATAACAAAATACAATGGAATTCTTTctaaataaagtaaaattaatATTGACAATGTTCCCTCATAAAAGCTTACATtgagaaaatacagaataatgaagtgtgaaaaaaaaaaaagaaaaacgtGCTGTCCTTTCTCAGGCATTTggctcagagcctgctctgtcTCCCAGGTGCCCAAGTCCCCGggccagctctgagcagcctctcCTGGCTCTCCAGCCCGGCTCTCTCCCGGCTGTGCCCCGAGCAGGCACTCGGTGTTTccatggtgtccctgccccactCAGCTCCCCGTGCCCTGCAAAGGCGCCGAGGCTGCTCTCGGtgcccctgggtgtccctgagcGAGGCAGTGACGAGCCcggtgcccagcagagccctgagggacacccagggacaccctcGGGCCCGGCCTCCCACGGGACACGCAGCCACTGCCCACAAGGCCCCAGCATGTCCGGCCGGCCAATTCCTCCTGCCCCGGACAgcccgggctgagccccagggctctgcagggcagggctggggctgtcctgGGACCGTGGCCAAAGcctcccagggctctgggcactgcaggggctaCAAGGCCACAAGGccggggctgctctgtgcccgttcctctctgtccctctcttgTTGGGTGCCAGGTGTGGCACTTTGTGACACGGGCCCATGTCAGGGCCCTCGGTGATGTGGGACATTGTGGGGCTGTAATGAATGAGAGTGTTTGAGATTGCTTAAAAATCAGTGGCAAGGGCATGAGCAAAAGTCAGACTGAGTTGTAAAACTGAAGATCGTGGACAAAGACTCTCTAACTAGTTAATGTTAGAAAGTTGTGTGTTTATTACACCAGCAGGCAGCACGGGGCTTGTCCCCGAAATGCGTCACCGCTCCACACAGAGTTCTTTGCCTTCTATTTATTTCCCAAAATAATACATATGCTcaaccccagcacctcccattCCCGCTTTGTATTAAAATGAGGTCATTAGTCCTTCACACATGCGCAACTCTTCTCTTGAATTGGGTTGGTGGTCTTGAAGTGGGTCAGTGGTTGCAGGGATGAAGTCAGGAAGGTCTTCATAAGGTCTCCGTGACCCTCTGGTATGACCCAAGGTCACCTGCTTCATGATGGATTAACACAGAGTCCAGGTGCTGGGCATCGTTCTCCTGGTTTCAATATGTTAGTTACTGTAATAGTTCACTTGCTCCACTTCCTCCTACAAATGAGCTCATAATATAACAATTAGCTTTAGCTTAAGCATCTAATAATCATTAACCTATCACTGGTGTATCTAACTTCAATATTGAATTGGTTCTGACCCTCAGCTAAAATCTTAACCCTTTAAAATCATGATTCAAGGTCACATGTTGGGGGGAGAGGGCGCAGGAGACAGAGACTACTCACCTTCAAGTTCATGTGGCAACAGACAACATTTATTCCCAAGCCCCCCTCCCCCTTACACAGTGCATTTGAAAGATCCAGTCTGGATGCTCTCATTGGTTTGAACTCCACACCCTTTCAGGTCCTGGCCACTAAGATGGCTGCAGCCTTGAGAGATATTTAATTGGACAAGACCCTTTTCAATCACAGTAACATTAAGCGACAAAGCACAACAAGTTCATTGGCAAGATGCACTCTACTGCCTACAGAACAGCTAAggcacaacaaaaacaaaaacaagcaacaacaaaaccaaacaaaatacagGCAACCAAAATAGAAATGAACTGAGAAGAATCTAGGGGATGATGGTTGGGTGTGTGTGTTGTGTTTAGTGCATGGGACAAAATACAGTGTGGGCAAGGAATAAAAGGAACTTGGCCTAAAACACTAAGCAGCACTTTAACTTCTACCATAATTTGTAACTTAACTTACACCTTAGGGCAAGCAATTTAAcagaggaataacacttaacagtatttaacctaacTTACAGCTATAACTTCCACATTTTACTTAGCAATTTGACAGAAAAACAACACTTAGCAACACTTAGCTTATAACTTACATTTACAACTTAGCAAAGGAACACCACTTGTTTATTACGCACCTCATCCATTGGACCTCTGTGGCTCCAGGCATGGTTGCAGAGTTTTTGGTACACTTCATTTCCCACCGCGGGTGTGCTCGCATCTGCTGTTCCAGCCTCCTGCTACAAGGTTCCTGATACAGTCCATTTCACCACCTGAAGGGGCATTGGGACAGGCTGCACCTCATGAGTCTCCAACAGGGAGCCCCTTCTCTCTGTCCCCCGTCTCCATCTCATTTGGTCCCCAttccccctgtccctccctgggGGGCTGACAGTGGGGGTGACCCCAcccagcagccagtgctgcgGTGGCCCTGGGGCAGAGCCGGGTGGGAATGGGGGATCCAGGGTGGTCCCTTGAGCCCCCAACCTGCTGTGGGGTGCTGGGGTCTGTTGGGGGTGAGGGGAGGCACCCCCTCACCTGTCTCCTTTCCCACACAGGTGTGTTCCatttctggggaaaagcccACTGTCACTTCCTCGATGGCAACAACTGGCTGAAGTTTGTGGACAAGGGACATCTACAACTGGGAGTAATTTGGGCTCAGGACATACCCCAAAGTTTTGAGGTGGGATTGAGCAGTTTGGAGGTGGAGTTGAGCCATTTTCAGTGGGATGGAGTCGTTTTGAGGCACCATCCATCCCTCTCTGCTtgtggggagcagagctgtgagggACTGAAATGTCCCGGGTTAATGGCTCGAACCATTGGCAAAAGCAGAGGGGCTTTGCTGGCCATGGGCATGGGAAGTGCCCGGGGCAGAGGGGATGAACAGCCAGCCCCAGACGGGAcaagctgggctgggagccagggaagggaagaggccgatcaggagcagatgctgccaCGTGGGACAGGGCTTTGGACAGGGCAATGCCCTCCATTACACAACTGCCTCGCCTCTGGAAACTCCCCTGGGGAAGGTCCAGGACATTCACACAGAGAGGGCTGGAGCTTTTCATCCCTTCACATGGGCCATACCTGGctcagctgcactgctgggagaggcagggccACATCTCAGAAGGGGCCAGAAACCATCAGAGCCGCCCACAGTGCCCCAGGATCCACAGTGTGACATCAGACAGTGTAAAACTCCCTCCAGAGGAGGTACCTGGGCATTCACCCAAACCTGAATCCATACTGACCCACAGAATCTGGTGTTTCTGGGGCTTTTCCAACCCCCAAGGGGTCCATCCTGGGACCATCACTTAGACCAAGGACAAGGACATTGTAATAATCACAACCAAAACTTTTGTTGCTGGATCCAGGGCTGGTGCCTGTGTATCTTTCTACTCTGATGattgctttcttttcccttaCACAATTTCTCTTGTGTTACTTTAATGAGCCCCCTTCATTTCCAAAACCTGTCCACACAAACCCAATACACTGGATGTAAACATGGATCACCCAGAATGGGAGTCACCAGCTCTCTGTCCATTGTGGGTCACTCTGATGGGTGATAAAGCTGGAGCAGGGGAcaaagcccttcccacagtcggGGCACTCGCAGAGCTTCCCTTATCCATGGGTCCATTTCCATGAGGCCAAGGCAGAGCTGTAGGAgaatctcttcccacactcaggacacttgtagggcctcCACGCAGTGCAGATGTGCTGGTGCACAGCAAGGTGGGAGTTGCATTTGTAGCTCCTCGCGCAGCTGGGGCAGTGAATGGGCCACTCCCTTGTGTGTGTTTTCAGCCTGGGGGGTCGGTGGAAAAACCACTGGCAGCACCTTTGGGACACAGCTGAGGGCTGGCAGTCTCCTCTCCTGACTTCATCTTCTCTCCCCAGTTCAAATCATCCCCTTCCATTTACATTTTCTCCCCACAGTCAGTTTCCTCGCCCCAATTGAACTTCTCCACAATTAAGCCCtgatctccctccctgcccctggctCCTCCTGGTGGGACCCAGCCAGGACCTTCgagaaacagcagaagaaagggTTTAAAAATTCATcattatttccatttatttccttGGTTTCTGGGAGATTTTCAGGTGACTGCTGCGGGTGCTGGCTGAGGGGTCCTCTCAAGTTCCACCCCGTTTCCAGtcccttttccagctcttttCCTCAGCTGACCCAGACCTGCAGATTTTGGGGGGTGGGAGGGGTCGCTGTGCTCGGGAGTCTCAGAGGTGCCCCCACCCCAGGGAGGCCTCAAGGCCCCAGGACAATTCCCTCTGGCCCCTTGGAGCATTTGGAATCTCCAACTCTCAGCCAGCACTGTCCATGAAATTCAATCCCCCCTGCAGGGTTTTCCCCCAGACCAGCTTTATTTCCAGAGGGTTTTGTGCTTTCCCTTTGAGCCAGGGCCTGATGGCACCGGAGCAGCCatgggtgctggggcaggaagggCTGTGGGACGGCATCTCCCCACAGACCTCCAGGACAGAACAAGGGTTGGGGGAGAAATAGTAAATAAACATGggattatagaaaaaaaaaatgtagactATATAAGAtacatgaaatgaaatgaaatgaaatgaaatgaaatgaaatgaaatgaaattgtGAAAATAAAGTGCAGCAGAGCTTTTTCTATTGGGACTTTGAATTTCTTGTCCCAGTTGTGAGCTGGGTCTGAGTCAGAAACCAGTGGCTGGGAGAGACTTTGCTGCTGAAGGGCCTCATATTGCCAAAACTAAAGTGTCAAGTAACAAGTAACACCTTGAGGTTACAGAAGTCCCAGCACCCACATTGGATTCCCTCGTCTGAAGCTGCAAGCTGAGCTCCCCTTGCAACTCTGCTTTGTAACAACAAATGTAAAAATTCAACACCACCACCGgttccctccctcctctgcccagcgGTGCAGGGAGAAGGGATGGGAGTTACGGCCAGTTTGTGCCACTGCTTCCCCCTCAGGGACAGGAATccttgccctgctccaggcATGGGATCTGTCCATGGGTTCGGTCCCTGCAGTCCAGCAGGAGTCCCTCCCCACCCGTGTGGTCACTCCTGGCTCGCCCTGAGGTGCGGGGCAGCCGCGCTCCAGCCCCGCCAGCGGCAGCGCCGCTTCATGCCAGGCCATCAGATCCATACTGTCCAAAAGACCCCATTTTCCCacgcctctacctggctagaggcagggcctcTCTAGCCCTGGTTATCATTCCCTCCCTCAACATACATCCTACAGGTTCCTTCAAGGGAATGTGACATATGATTTCCCTTCTGTTGTACCAGCAGCTCGGTCATGGGAGGCTGAGGTTCCCTTCATTTTAGCCGAACTCCCTCGGTTAGTGTTTTCCTTTTTGAGCTgacatccctgctgccagcacataAGTGGGTTTGCTATCCCACCTTTTCATGTCTTCCCCATGGTCACAAAGGAAGAACTTCAGCTCAGCTCATTGGGTGTAGCCCCTCTCTCTAGCTGGGGGACATTGGACTTTGATGCCAGGGCCTGTGACTTGCACTGGCGCCACATGGGAACTGTTCTTTCTCACCTCTTCTCTCACCTCCctaatttcttctttaaacTCCTCTTTGGTCCTTACCCAAAGCAGAGACATGAGTGTGCATCAGGCCATTGACCATATTCTCATAGTACCTGAGCCTGTTGGCTACAGAACCCACTGTCTCTCAGTCGTCCCCAGCATTCACCATTACAATGAAGGTGTTGTATTAGGATGGCCCCAGGATTTGCCACGTTCCACAAcatttgccctgtgcacctgacATTGTTAGAGTCATGATGGTGCTGTTGGCCCCTTCCAAAGAGTTCTTCTAGTACTGCCACTTCCTTCCTCAGTGGTCTTCCAATGGTCTTAGGACAGCAATCCTGCATTCTGCCTCTGTGAGCAAACCTCTTTCTTACACTCGTTAAAAGCCACTCacagagggagggaaaggggccACAGATCCCTCAAGAACACCTGATCAATACCCATGCCCTGGGTCCAGGACCCCAAATTCCTTGTTTTGCCACCACTCAGTTGCTCTCCTGGACCCATAAGGACCCAAACCCAGAGTAACTAGGTCGAATAAGCCTCACAGCCCCGCTGTACAATGTCTCTTCACAGATCACAGAGACCGTGGTGTGACAGAGACTCAGCTGATGATTTCAACTTTTGGCCGCCTTGCTGGTTGTGAGGGCCCTGGCTCCTCATGATCATTAACTGGGCACACTGTTAATGATGTCTTATACTTCCCCCTCTGCACAGGGGtgactgctgctggctgtgactgcccatgtggttcagctggaacctggaCAGTCGGAACATCCATGGGTTCCAGTGCTGCACTACCAGACTCTCCCTCTCTGAGGTAGGGAGAGGGTTACCAACCAGCTGGAGAAGTATATTCCCTCAGCAGCTGTTGTATCTTCTCCATTACCCCCATCCAGTCTGGGTGGTTTATTTATGAgatgggctgcagggcagcatcCCTAGTCACTGAGGTAGAGTGACTAGATGTCAGAGTGGTAACCCAAGGCAGTCTCACCTTATCTCTAAATGCTAAATAGAATATCAGCAACAACAGCCACTGTATGATATGGTTGGTATCTAGAGAATATTTGACCCTTTGGAAAGCTCTTGGGATAGGCCCAAAGAAATGGGTGAAAGGTTGGGAGAAAACTTCCCCTGGTGTCACTCCCTCACAAATGGGTCCCATTAT from Passer domesticus isolate bPasDom1 chromosome 26, bPasDom1.hap1, whole genome shotgun sequence includes:
- the LOC135286390 gene encoding uncharacterized protein LOC135286390 isoform X1 — its product is MDGAQTGCGGQALPAQLRVVHPVPREATSASHRVHLAGALELPARPRPPALLRDGFLPCRDPGEVVPGPAGALCAGHRHFAQRGLEPPAAGAAGSAAPARGHLYLPGGARQPGAAPEPALGDATGQCPQEDADGDRGLCVGLRLPGAGARLLPAQEGVFHFWGKAHCHFLDGNNWLKFVDKGHPQLGVIWAQDIPQSFEVGLSSLEVELSHFQWDGVVLRHHPSLSACGEQSCEGLKCPGLMARTIGKSRGALLAMGMGSARGRGDEQPAPDGTSWAGSQGREEADQEQMLPRGTGLWTGQCPPLHNCLASGNSPGEGPGHSHREGWSFPSLHMGHTWLSCTAGRGRATSQKGPETIRAAHSAPGSTV
- the LOC135286390 gene encoding class II histocompatibility antigen, B-L beta chain-like isoform X2 translates to MTHQLPGRPAAPRAPHLGSTWAPPSLQTLPRGEFGEGGAVRPCPALAMGRGAAAATALVALVALVALVLLGAPPAAGAELSGVFQEMVKTECHFINGTERMRFVKRFIYNREQYVHFNSDVGHFVGDTPYGEELARYWNSDLEWMEHRRDAVDRHCRHNYELSTPFLVKRRVPPTVSISLVPSSSQPGPVRLLCSVMDFYPAAIQVRWFQGQQELSVLATDILPNGDWSHQLLVLLEAPPRRGVTYTCQVEHVSLEQPLSRHWEMPPDSARRKMRMGIGGFVLGFVFLALGLGFYLRKKSS